ATCCCCCGATTGTGATTGGGAATATGGTTTCTAAATCTAAAACTACAATGCTGGGCTTCAGTAAGCTTCCTAAGATGTTTATAGATTAAACACATAACACTAAATAACTCATTGAAAATATATAAGCATTTAGGGCTAGCAattcttaaattaaaattgttaaaTTTTTAGGCTGAGTCTTAGTCTAGcatagactggcctcaaattcactatgtgaCCTAGACTGGCCTTTATTCTTCTGcccttgcttcctgagtgctgagtcaCCACTTCCCTGGTGAGAAAGTCAAACAATAGAGCCACTCAAAAGCAGCAGCAGTTATTACCTAAGGAAAGTATTCACTTCCCAGACAATATGCTAAGTCCATCTTTACCTATttatttaccaaaataaaatgagTTCCACACAAAAACTTCACATAAATGTTCTTTAGGAATTGATTCATTGCTGTCAAAAAGTATAAACAACCAAAATGCCTATGAGAGCAGATTAAAATGGTATAGACACAGCATTTCCCTATCCACAGGGTGAAAGTCAACATGGCTGAACCTCCAGTGTATATTTTATTAGGTGAAGAGAGGCACTGTAAAAAGGCATGTCCTGTAGGCTTCTACTTGTACGGCACTCTAGAAAAGGCAAACCTGGTGAACAGAAACtcagtctctcttctcttctttgctCCCCACCCTACACCAGTGCTGAAAATTAGCCTTTGGTCTCACACAtctggcaagtgctctaccactgagctacagccccactgcttttctattttttaatttgaagcagtgtcttcctgccttagccctTTCAGTTTCTGCAATTACAGTTATTAGTAACTATATCAATCTAAAACACCAAAACATTTAATACGAAAGTGAGCACTGACACTATTCCATCACGTAGGAATGATACCTATGTgatgacattaaaaaaattttttttctcctttggagTGCTGATGGTATTATACAGCCAGCTAAGTCAGTGATACTAGATCTTTAGAGAACCTTGAACATGTCAAAATCATTATCTTTCATGAGCCATGTGTGCTTAATATTACATGGAGAACCTGCAGTAGAAGGTCCTAGCATTTACTTTCCCCGAGAGCATAAAGCTCACCAAAACTTGTTTACGCTATGACAAGAGCCCATGGGATGCTAAGTGTTAAGTCACCTGCATGACACAGTAATGAAACTACATATTCAAGCTAACTGCTTTCTAAGAATTAGAGAAAGGGTAAAGCAGAGCTTGTCTCCAGAGATGAACAACCACTTACCTGCCATGAGGACAGAGGCTGTGTACTTATATTTGTTGAATTCCAAATACTCCctaattaattcattaatcaGAAGGTTTTCATGAGACAATGATGGGCGGGGTTCGTGATCGTCATCCAGGGCGTTGAAAATTTCAGCACGGATCCTTGCTTTTAAATGTCCTAACACTCCCTTTTTTTCCAAGGTGTCCTTTAAAACtgttaaatatgaaatataaatggtTCTGTTATACACTAAATGTTGCAATTTCAGGTATGCGCTAAGGAATAATGCTTGGGAAGAAAACGACACAAATGTAGCTCTTGGTATAAAGAGAAAGCTCATTACAATAAACACATACAAGTAAACATGGATGCTGAAACTTTTTGGGGTATgttagcttttattttcttttaaatttcattttatattggggggtgaggttgcaagggcagagggtggatataaagggatggggagatgaattggattgggatgcatgatatgaaatctaAAAGAATCAATTTTTTAAAGGTCACCATCCCCTAATAGTAATCTGGAACCTTCCCTCTTCAAATAGTCTTCTGTGGCTAAATGGCAATTCTAGAATACAGCAAGAGCTCACTAAATGTTACAAACGTATAACACCAACAGTGCCTTATACTACTggttaaaagaaatgtttattttgtttttttttttttcacgacagggtttctctgtgtaacagacctggctggctgtcctggaactcactttgtagaccaggatgggctggaactcagagatccaccttcatctgccttcagagtgctgggattaaagctaatcgccaccactgctcagcaaaAAAGTATGTTTTAACTCTGCATTTTGCTCTGCCAATGGCAAAAGCGTTATTAAGATGCCACAATAAAATTCATAACACAGTTTATCCACTTAGGTACAGACAGCAAAGTTCCTAAGCTTTGGTAAATAACAACATCCTTGGTCATAAGATTAAAGATATATACTCCTAGACTtatctctcttctttgtttttaaagcatcCATTCATTCCTTCAACCTTTCTGCAGGTATACTAACTGCAGTTGTCAACCAATTACACTTGGTAACAGACCCATAAAAGGAAAGCTTTATCATACTCTTAGGATCATAACACAACCCTTGTTCTCTAGTTCCATCTTTGGAAATTAAATGGAGAGATTCTTTTCTACTGGCAAGCATCCTGTCCCAATTACTCTGAAGTACACACAGTACAGCCTCAACCttagcagaaaatgaaaagtaatgaaGCTGCAATTGGGAAAGGTGGCATGTCCTTCATGTCTTGGTGGGCATATTCCTAACGATGCCTCAGCGGCCTTTTCTTTGGTAATGAACCCTGCCTCTCAGAAAGACCTAGGTGAGATGGAAGAGTATTTTAAGTGAGTAAAAGGCCCATAAAATGTTAAGATTATTGATTAGAAAACAAGTTTTCATTACATTTCTCTTGGACACAAAGCATATCAAGAGCCCACGAACATAGAAAAACATGTAAAGAGGCCCCTAAATCTATAGAGATCATTCCTAACCTTCAGGTTCTcactttctggtttttttttttttttaaatcattttactcTTTGAGGTTTTATGCTTACAACACTGTTACCATAAAGACttcttcaggaagtggtcttaTTCTGACTTATTTCCCACCGAAATATCTTGAAATCCTATGCGAAGTTTATACAATATCATGAGTGTTAATGTATCCCTCCCACTCCCCAAAAGTGCTCTACTGATTCAAGGGAAGTCCCTCCTGGGGACTGAGACAtacctgttgttttttttaattgctcaCCAGCACAGTGCTCCCAATACACATTTAGTCAATGGTTACTAAATTATAGTCTCCAAGCTACTCTCCTTGGTCCTCTCCAAAATTTTCACTACCACTCATTTAGTCTCTGAAACTCAGAAACGGCTTTATTCATTGTGAAGCAGAATGGCATGGCGATTAAGACCTGGTGCAGTACTGTATGTACCTTATAGGATTTCAACACCAGTCTATTTCCACCTAAATTATCTTGGGTGAAATATCCCACCTCTCGGCACCTCAACTTCCAGGTGTGTGAAATGGACAAGAGGGTTTGTTGCGAGGAATCAAGTAGTTGTTGGATGAGTTGTGTCTGACACAGAGAATCACACACTGAATCTTAACGAACTACAATTATGACTCAAACATTAACTACAGTTACTATTCAGAGTTAACAGCTGCACGTGTTATTGATGGCTactcttttgttctgttttgttctgcAGTGCccgggatggaacccagggccctgcACGTTACTGCTTTGGAAACACTCACTCTTCCCGAAAGATCCCATAGAACCGTCAGGATGGGCAACTCTGCCTTAGGTTTGTCCCACAGGACAAGGAGGACCTGTCCACCAATCGTTGAGAACTGTGCCACCAATCGTGTGTGGCTGCGGTGTTGCCATGCTCAGTCCTGAACACAAGACCTAGCCTTGGCACTGTCGGCTAACCAGGGTTCTGAAGACGCCCAGACGTCAGGAGGACAGGCCTGCAGCCCTCTCGGGGACTAACGATTCCAGTCCCTTCCGGCCATCTCCAGGCTGGCCCTCCCGCCGCGCATGCGCAGCGGGCGCTCGCTCTCGGGCGCGGCCACCTCAGAACGGCCCCGGGAAAAGCCGAGTCGGTGTCCGCGCGCTCTCCTTCCGTCCCACCCCTGTCACAGACGCAAGGCAGGGCGCTTCCCACTAGCGAACGCCTCCTCAGCGCACTCACCAGCTTTCAGCTCAGTGACGGTCGCCATTTTTTAACGGCCCCGGGCCTTACGCCTCTGCTGTGCGTGCTGCGTGCGTACGCGCGACGTTGCGGTGTGGTCTCCAACCAATAGGAGCTCGGACCTCTCCAAGCGCACCCTCTGCGGGTTCTGAGTCTGCGGTCGGGTGATTGGTGAGCCGTCACCAGAGGCTCTACCAATCAACGAGCGTGTGAGGCGGGCCCTGATAGGGAAAGGGGCGGAACCAGGGCCGACTCACCTCAAAGACGTCTCTGACCCACCCTTGGGTCTTAATGAATCGAGGACCAAGAGTTGGTTTCTCTGTCAAGTTCCCGGATGCTGTGAACGTCGGCTGATGCTAGTCTGAGGAATAGCAAGCACCTCAAGAATCACCTTGCGGAGGGCACTCACTAGGAAGCCTTTACACGCCTCAGGTCAATgatgcccattttacagaggaggaaacttgAGTTGTCAGTGGTGAGCAGGCTTTCGTCAGGATCACCTGCAGAAGGTGGAGGTGATACCCAAACCCAGACTCATATCTCTTCAAAGCCCGCCCTCTACGCCAGCGTTAATACTGAGTACCTGTGGAGTCCCCGGGCTATTTGTGGAAATAACTGATAAAGGAATAAGATGTAGcattacaaaaaggaaaaaaagaacaagaaatagtACTTTTAAACCTCGTGAGGCAGTATGACTACAGCTGCCTCTCCAGGGAGGCCAAAAGACACTGTTAAATAAGAAGCAATCTTGACCTAGATTCTAAAACTGGACCCTTAAAATTCTGGACAGCCCAATAGTAGAAGTCTATTAGTTGATGCTAGTGAGCATATTTTCAAGCAAGTGAAATGTGATAAGAAGtatagacttaaaaaaaatattgtgtagtccaggctatctgggcattcactctgtagcccaggatagctcTGAACTAACggttttcctgcctctgtctgagagtgctgggattttaccAGTGAGTGCCACCATACTGGTacaattcatttttgttattaaatttGCCTCAGGAAGATACATGTGTGTTCTTCCTCGGGTTGGGTttgttcctatttatttatttatttatttatttatttggtttttcgagacagggtttctctgtgtagccttggagcctataccggcactcgctctggagaccaggctggcctggtaaaTGCTGGTTTAGGTTTACCCtcatcttagcacttgggaggcagagatagaggcTCCCTGGGGCAACGTGTCTAACTAGACTAGTCAAATCAACaagctctgagttcaagtgaGAAACTTTGCCACATTATAAAAGGTagaaagcaatggaggaagacacttaAAATCAAAACTCTAGAGGAGTCTATTGTCATTTTAGACTAGTCTAATGTAAATCTGTTCTGTAAACTTAGAAAGGTCTCATTCAGTCAGTCCTTCTTATTTTGTGAAACCATGGAGCTCAAGTGCCTAGTCAGCAGTTCAGGAAATTAAAAGGACTAACTACATTGTGCAGGTGAGAACAGCACTGATGAATGTACTGATGAGAAATTTCAGAGGCAAAGAAGAACGAGACTGGCTGATGCTAATTGCCATGCATTCATTAATTGACATCTGTCACTATGCTCACCAAAAATAGATACAtctcaaatttttctttaaaagcataatcttttttttctttctctctgttttttatttaaattagaagcaagattattttacatgtcaatcccagttccctctgcctcccctcctctcctaccaccccccaactaaaaccctacctatcacaaaacatttctgctacccagggagggtgaggcctaaaAGAATCTTGTTGAATGTGGTAGCATGTCTGTAGTACCAATTAGTTACATGCTGTAACTAATCAAGGGGATTACTTGAGCCAGGAGCTCAGAGTCACCCAGGGCAATTGTAGTGTTGCTATTTCCTGTGGACACACCATGATTATCACCATCAGGAAACAGGGCACTATGTTAATTTACAGAAGACTGCAGCCAtggcaacaaaataaacaatgataCCTTCCCCAGCTACAATGACTCTGGGAAATGCTAAAATATATCaaaggttagaaaaaaaaaagacactgactTTGCAGTGGTGCAGCTGCCTTGAGTCACCCGTGTTCCTGGGAGGAATCCTAGCAAAGTCATTTATACTCACCAAGCTGGATTCAGTGAAATCCTTCTTTGGTCTGTCTTCTTCACTATTTGGggtgaatagacatttctttTACATCTTCTTAGGAAAACCACACAACAGTAACATGAGATCCTAGTTCTTTAAATAATGAGACCTTAAAAATAGACTGGCAAAACATTCGGTCATGTTGAACActgttggtgaggatgtgaaaGGCAGGCAAAACCAAAGCTAATTGGGAGGTGAGCAAATggacaccaccacccagagatTGTTTGACCAGAGCAAAAAACCTTCCTCACACTTTAACTTGCTTGCTCTTGTTCACAGTGTATGTTACAGAGATTTAAGTAGCTAATAGAAAAGGGCCTGCTTATGAGGGTATTTACTGTGGCACTATTTGTTCTAACAAAAACTGTACAGGATCAGAAATACTCAAATAAAAGTAACTCATGCGGTGGCTCAGTGTGTAATGGTGCTTGccagcaagcctgacaacctgagtttggattctagATTCCACACCATatgttggaaagagagaacacattCTCAAATCTTGTCCCCTGATCTCCATTTGCAAACTGTGACATGGGCACATGCCTCAcgctaagaataaataaatgtcaaagaAGACCAACCATCCTAAGTGGTGTCAAGGAAACTATGTAAGGAGCATGGAACACAGCTCTGCAAATGTTTATTCAGTCACACATTTATGTTTCTGACGCTGTGATCCCAATCCTAGGAGTTTATCCAAGACCAGTGAAAACATGATCACATAAAAGCCTGTGTTCAATGAGGGCATATTTAGTAACAATTGCCCAACTTAGAGATGGCCTAATGTCTTATAGATGCTGAGTGAATAAATGACCCATCATATATATGTCCCACAGGGCATTGATGATGAAAAGGAGCTGAGATGTTGAGGCATGCCTATTAGGGTTGGGACCACAGGTAGCAAGTCGCCTTGGGACCACGAGGATTACAGTTCTTGGGTGACTGATGGACCACGGGTGGATGGCGACACAGAGACCTGTAGACATGACTCATATtggaagttttattgagggggaggtaagaaaataaggtaaagagacagagaggacagaagagaagaaggagatgtctgctccaggggaacagcaggaaagagagaaagagcacaagtgtgtgggggtgggagggtgtctttcttttaaaggggtcctttacacctgcatgtAGACTACGAaaccatggaaccctgagctgatCAGGGTACTGCAtaagtgcattctgccaggtgacaggggcaggccagcataatgcctggacatttcattcccacctttattattattaaaaaggtagGGAGTTAGGCATGGCAGGTTGGGGAATAAGGACGTTGAGTTTGCAAGAacacttcctgctgacctggggggcaTCGACCAACTATGGGGGAACTGAGAAAACTGGGGTGCTtccctggggtagctggttgtttcagaCTGTATGAAACTCTCTGGCACTTCTTAGACCTAGAAaaatgttggcagagcagaggacaaggttaagtttaagaaatttttttttcttagatccCGGTACTTGAGGGGAGGAGGATCATAAGATGAGGTAAGGGTTCCTGAGGGGTCCCAaagtgagggaagggagtcctgggaccagggaaaggttaAATGATAtgtatctggagtgaatctgacctgtttgggtggGTCCAATTCGACTCCCTGGAATTTAACAAGAATTCTGTGTTAAATAAATTTTGGACACATTAGCATTTTATTTGTTGTAATCTGTACTGAAATTTGCATTGTAGAAATGGTAGTATACTCATGTCAGAAGTGATTTAGTTGAAAGCATTAGTGCtcttaaaattgacagatatcattagcacaatgaaaagcattttaattttgaGCTTGTAGTTATTGTATAATgatattgtttggtgttttgtactCTGTCAGAGCTGGATTAGTAgcttattaaaactttattgattAATGCTAAGACTATAAACAATAgcataatgagaaagaaatctgataaCTTGTATTTGTACACCTTAAGTTAGTTTGttataccttaaaacatttttagattcCTACATCTTAAGCCTTTCCATTCTTACATAAACTTTAtactttaaaacatctttttaaacaaaggaatggtAATAAGTTATTCTGAAATCTACCAGCTGTGAAACTGTACCAGAGTTTTTAAGAAGGATAAAATTTTTCCTGGATTAATATTAGAGaatgacagagacttattacCTGGCCACCGGGACAGCCACTCCCAGAGTCCTCCACAGTTTTTGAGGGCAGAGGATTTAGGCCCCTGCCTTCTGTTGTTAGCACTGGGCCAACAAGGCCCTGGGAGACCCTGTGGATTAGGAGCTttaggaagactcgcctaccaTTGGCCTCAGG
The Cricetulus griseus strain 17A/GY chromosome 1 unlocalized genomic scaffold, alternate assembly CriGri-PICRH-1.0 chr1_1, whole genome shotgun sequence genome window above contains:
- the Cep20 gene encoding centrosomal protein 20 isoform X2 — translated: MATVTELKAVLKDTLEKKGVLGHLKARIRAEIFNALDDDHEPRPSLSHENLLINELIREYLEFNKYKYTASVLMAESGQPIVPLDRQFLIRELNAFEESKDNSM